ACGGTTTGCGCCAGCTTCCAGAAATGGAAGGAAACCGTCGGACACAAATTCAAGCTGCGGTTCAACAATGTCGCAGTCAGTTGCTCCTTTTCCTATAAAGACTCATGCTGACCTCTATAGCCTTGTACTCCACAGCAGGATAACATCAGCTGTGGGATTCACGTGCTATCCTGCCTACGACACGTCCTGACAGACAAACCCTGCCCCCCATCGCTCAACCCGCGTGCAGAGCGCAGATTCTTCATCCGAAAGATCAAGGAATCTGACGAAGTCGATTATCCCCTACaggaggtcaagaaggtcatcgAAAAACAGGAGTACGAAATGCTTTTAAAAGCGATCCGAAAAGAGACACCCGAGTCACTCGAAACAGACAGACATCTTGCGGTCATTGCCTTGGACCACGCCCGTGATGGTCTGAGAGAGGCCCAGGCCGCGTTGAGCCGCCTTCGAATCGAGCAGGATACTCTGGCCAAGGCACTGACTCGCCTGGACGCTGCTGTCGAGACTAAATCCGAGCCCGCTCGTCATTGGAGCTTCGAACCTTTGAACAGTCTGCGAGCTGACAGCCAGCAAGAGCTTTCTGCCCACATGTGTCGATATAGCAAAACGCTTATGGATCAGAGCTTTGCCAATGGGTCTGAGATAAGCAGAAAGGTCCTTCGCGAACATTATGATGAGATCATCGACAAACTGGAGCAAGCTGAAAAGGATGTCGCCCATAAACAAGAGGAAATTGATGAGGCAACCAAGGCTGTGGAGATCAAGACTCAGATGTGCGACCTGAAGGAAAGCGTGAACAACATCTTGAACCAGCACGGGTCTCTTCTACCTTGGAACAATTGGCTCGGGCGGGCTTCAAATTAGCTGCAAGGATGGGTGATTTGAAGGACGGCCATGAGAAAGACAGCGCACAAGAAGTGAAAACCGGGTTCGGGTTGTGAATTAGACTGAGATCTTAGGCGTAAAAGTTTTTTATTTGTCATTTATCCTTCATCAACGCGTGGATCTGCTGTGGCCGGCGTAAACTCTCGCGCGCGATCTCATAAAGTGGAACATAAAAGACCTCTAACATCGCATAAAACTTGGGTCACTATTCCTAAAATTGTCTAAAGCTTAGgtaactattataatattcACCAAACGTGACACATGCCAGCCACCGATATCACCCTTGGAGCTCTTGTACTGTAGGAGGAGACTTGGTGCTTCTTTGGTCACCGACTTCAGGATAGTGCCCATATGCCTGAGGATATTGTTGCTGGTATAGATGTGCCTGGGAGACGTCTGGCGGACCTCCTGGTTGTGGGTAATGGTACGTCGCGGGATGCGAAACAGCTGTACTCTGGTTTTGATGTTTGGCAGTCTTTTTACGAAGGAAGAGCCAAACAGATAGCCCAGAGATTATGGTAGCGGCTGggacaccaacaccaagtccGATCTTCATGCCTTGACTGTTTTCGGGAGTCCCAGTATTCGTTTCTTCCGTCTCGTCTGACGTGGGGCTTGGATCGGAGGATGCCGTCACGGAAGCATCCGTGATTGTAGATGATACTGTCTCAGCTGAGGAGGTGGTCTGGACCAAAGATTCGGTTGAAGAAGTCACGTCATCCTCAATGTTGCCTTTTGAGTCGAGGAAGACACCGCGTTTACCGGCGCAGCATCCAGGATCGTCTTCCGAACAGCAGTAGCTGCCATCGCCGCATCGTTTCACACGCGGGAATCGGTTATTTCTCTCCTCTGGAAGCGAGAGTTAGTCGATGTCAGCATGCCATGATTGACCAGCACACGGGTAAAACAACGAACCTGGTCCACTGCTTGCCGTCGACACCCCAGCACACGCCCTCTTGAGCCATTGCTGGCTGTAAAATGGCGTAGGAAACGCTCAGCACAAAACTGAAATGCATATTTGGATATATAGAAAGATCTTCAGGCGAAGAAAGACTGAGTAGTCGGTAGATGGCGGAAGCAGCATGAGTACTACGAGTACGGGGGGGAATCCTGGGCTTTTACCAACAGACAGTATCAAAGTTAGTGGCCGGGAACTTCTGTAACCGCCAGTTTTCAACACCCTGCTCGCTTGGCTGCATTCCCTGGGACAGTTTGATCACTTCAATTGGATAGTATAGATAAGGGCCTGTTACAGGTCTTCAGTCTTCAGTGATCTGTCTTTTAAGCGAAGACTTCGGCCGATACTTCTTTACTCGTGGAGAGAGACTCTAATATCTGGTTTTTAGCCCCTCGATAACCGACGTGAAGCCATTCAAACCCAACTCCAACATGTGTTCCCGGAGAAATTGAGTTGTTAACAATTCCATTCCATACAGAGAGTTAATACCGATACGCCATTGAACAGAGCACAGAGAGAAGTGCATTGTTAACTGGGGGGGAATTAGAACTAGGATCCTTGAGTTGCTACCAACAGTTAAATCATTAACTAACAAGCAGACTGGTCTGACTGGGAGACTCGAGAGAGCTAATGATCAGCGAGTCAGACCACTGGAGAAACCTGGGGCCCCTGCATGACGTCGCAGGGATTATCTCAAGCTCTTGCAATTTCTCCACATAGCTGAACTCACGCACCTTCGCTGCACCCTATCATTGATGACATTCAGAGTCAAGATGAGACGGATAATATCCGTATCAAGCTCTCAGAGAACACAGAAATATTACTTGGGAAAGATTGCGCTGAGGAAGATCTGGGATTTGGGACTTCCTGAGCCAAGACCTTGCGCCAACGGGGGCGGCGCAGCCTGATCCATGGTTGGCTTGTTGGTTACCGGTCATTATGCTGTTGATCATAGGTAATGTGACATTCATCGGTGGTTGGACCAAGGCAGAAATCTCTGATAACACGAATCCAGGGGTGTCATCCTGGCCCGTACGGAGGCTTACTTAGGTGCCGCTCACTGTGCTGTCCCATTTCCCATTCTCAATTCTACATCACGTCACACGATCTGGAGCCTAAATCTACCATCTGTGAACATGTCGCTGGCATCGGCATTCATAGTACGGCTCGGCCAAATGTTCAGAGACCCTCCTCGGGCCCTTGTGCGATTGAGTATCTTCGGCGGTCTTTCCCTTTTACTTATTCTTATCACCTGGAAGGGCTCAACCAGCTTATCTTATAGCTGGACGCCACCAATCAGCGAGTCTGAGTTGAAGAACATCTCCCAAAAGGCGAAGGAATATGCCGAAAATCCTGTACAGGCTCCTTATAAAAGTACGTTCTGGGAGGTCGGTCAACGATCACGAGAGTTGAGTCAATGGCTGTCAAAGTCTGACAAACTTGACCCGACTTCAAAAGTTGGGCGGCAGCTCCAGGATGTTACGGAGATAACAGCCCAACAATTATTCCCTTTCCTCCGGAATCCACCACGGAATCCCGGATCAGAAACATCACTCTCTGACCTTCGACACTCTTTTGACAGAGGGTCCAGAGGAATTGTAATTcctgttggtggtggagagCAATCATTTCGCTTCGCTGGCCATTTAATTGTGAGCTTGCGCAAAGTCTTGGGCTGTCGCTTGCCTATACAGATTGTCTATGCTGGAGAAAATGACTTGCCCAAAAAGGAACGTGACAGGATAGCGAAACTCACTGGCGCAACTGATGTCGAGTTTCTTGATATCTTCACCATCTTTGACGATACTAGTCTGAAGCTCAAAGACGGAGGATGGGCCATCAAAGCTTTTGCATTACTCGGATCGCGctttgaagaagtcatcCTCCTAGATGCCGATGCTGTGTTCATTCAACAACCGGAAAGGCTGTATGCGCAAACAGCATATATCGAAAAAGAAGCGTTACTCTTCCACGACAGACTGCTTTGGCAACATGCGTTCAAAGAAAGGCACGAATGGTGGAAGGACCAGATCAAGGAGCCTTCAGCGGAGATGAACAAATCACTTGTATGGACAGAAGACTACGCTGAAGAATGTGATTCGGGTGCAGTAGTCCTCAACAAGGCGCGAGTAAGTACTCTTGTTGGTATTCTACATGTCGCATGGCAGAACACATACGATGTTCGAGAAGAAGTCACTTACAGGAAAGGTCACGGGGACAAGGAATCTTGGTGGCTTGGCCTTGAGTTTGGCGGGTCCAGTTATGAGTTTGAGTCGCATTATGGTTCAATGATCGGCTGGGGTGAAAGCAAGGGAGCATTGTAGCTTTGTCATTGCTCATactgatgagaaggataagcTGTTATGGTACAATGGAAGCCTGTTGAAGAACAAAGGTGTGGACCCAGATGGCTATGAAGTCCCAGAGTACTGGATGATGGATGGGGAATGGCATAAAGGAAGGACAAAGGATGATATGAGCTGTATGACTGATACGGAAGTACTGGAGCTGacagatgaggagaagcgcGTGTTGCGAGAGAGCATTGAGATTGCGAAGGAGGTAGACGTGGCCCTCAAAGGGGCAGTATAGAGATACCACAGTTATTTTAATCTATCATTTGCGACAATGGAGGGTTGGTAATGATGTTAAGCCTTAAGTGATGTTAGGTCTGCCATGCTGCAATGCTTTAGTCACCACTCTTTTTATGCTTGAAGGATTATGAGAGCGAGGGGCGGTGTCGGGCAAATGAAGAAGTGCATTGGTACCCAATAAGGTGAACCTGTTCTCGTGAAGGGGGGGCCTCGATTTGTCCTATTGATTGAAGCGGGAAAAGTAGGCTGAGAGGGCGACCACTAAAGGGTTCTGCAGCGTGCTGCAGATGGCCCAGGATCAATAGTATTGGCCCAACCTCGCCCAAGGCATGCCCAAGGCATTCTAGTCTGACCATTCCTTATCGCAATGCATCTAGACCCCGCAAACCTGTCACTTCTCTCTGTCAATAACCTTCCAAACTACATCAGACGATACAATGACTGTACCAGCCTTTGGATTCTCTGCCGGCGACTTCGTTAGCGCCTTGAAGTTAATCGTCGACATCACCCAAGCGTTGAAAAACACAGGTGGCGCAGCAGGAGATTATCTTCAAGTGCTGGCCGATTTGAACCTTTTGAAAGACGTTTTGTCACACCTGCACCAACAGCAAACCGGCGCGACGAGGCAAAGAAGCAGCAATCCTTTTGCAGAGCATGCGCGGAAACAAGCAGATCTCACTTTATCTACACTAGCAAATTTCCTCGACCTGATATCCAAATTCGATGCTAGCCTAGGTCCTCAAAGATCGTCAGCATGGTATCGCGGTGTTGGTAGAAAGGCGCAATGGGCGCTGGTCTATTCGAAGCATGTTGATGATCTGCGATCAAGGATTGGGACACAGATTCAAACGTTAAACCTCGTCACTCAACTACAAGAAGAGTATCTAGACCTGTCGATGACTGTCCAGCTTCGTATGCTGACTATGACGCAAGCGACCGTAACGACCTCGATGAGCTGAATAGTCAGCTCAACATGATCAAAGTCCAGAATGAACAGGTCATAACACAACTCCAAGAGCGGTATGTCTTACTTATGAGTCTTTGAATGTGAATAGCTTTGAACTCTTTTTGTAGCCGAATCATTAGCATCGAAGAACTTCGAGAACAACTCAGTCTGCTTGACCTTCAGGACGATGAGCATCAACCTGGTAACGCACCTGCGCCGCCTCAAGTTATTGAAGACTCTCAATCGAGTGCAAATGACCGACCGGTAGTAGCAGACGTGGAAGAGTCCGACATAAATGCAACTACAACCCTGGGGGACCAACCCAGTACTTTGCCTCAACAAGACATGACTagccaacaagaagagacTACCCAAACTCTTTTACCAAAGCTGTAGGTAAATACCACTGAATTCTACCTTTCATGAACTGACCTCTCGTTGCCAGTCTTCGTGCCGTCATACGAGATCTGCACAATCTCATTATGAAGGCCTGGTTACTGTTTCCAGGGCTAATGAGACACTATTCTCGCCTGTGCACGTCGATGTCTATGCCACCTCTCCTCGTTCTCGCTGAAAACATCAGCTTTGAAGACGTGCTCGGGCGTCAAACGACGTTGCAGTATGACTTCTTCAGGCACTGGGCGGTAAGTGAGATTGCAGCGCAATGTTCACATGGTAGCTAACTATTTACCAGAATGTCGATATGTTCCTCAATAAACAGTTCGAGAACTGTCCAGGTCAGCAGTATATCGCCAAAAAGCAATATTTCTTCCTCGGTGCTGATGCAGCAACAAATAAGCTGAACTCAAATGTTGAGATCGCTTGGCAAGCAATGGCCCGCCCCGGATGCCAGATTTCGATGTCGATAAAGATGATTGCAGAACAGAAGGACGTGTCAGAGGCCAAGTGCCCCAGCCCTGGTTGCAAAGGCCGTTCAGTCAAAATAGACGATGAGGAAACATTTTCATGTCAGAAGTGCGATCTGACGTACTCCATGCTGCCCAAAAACCCTGCAAAAGAACAATCTATCAAGGAAAGGAGAAGTATGTCCAGGGTATACGGCTTAATCCCATACTGGCGACGGGCGCAAGCTTCTGAAATGAATCAAGACATAGTTGGAGTGGATCAGCAAATTGCTTGCTTCAAGAAAGTCCACATATTGGCACCTGCGATGGACGAACCATCGATAGTGAGCACTATGTCCCTAGGGAAGAGTCCATTGAGATCGAAGAAGGCCAAACGCAGAAAGGTCATTTGGGTCTGGACATGTTGCGGCTGTGGAAGTGGTGGCATGAGAATAACGGCGGCTAATTGTCCACGCTGCGGCCTTCCTCGCTGCCCCATGTGTAATACGACCAGGAGAGAGCCCATGTCTTAGTTAACTTCTGGGTCTAAGGGAAACATATCATGACAATATGCAGCTACAAGTTTACGTTCCCAGCAGCGCCAACAGAACAGATGAAGCGAGACACGATTAGGCACTGAAGTTCGATATTGATGCTGAGCATGGGGGCAGTGCCAGCAACGTCAGTTGTTTCATACGACCAAAGCTGGTAGAgaatacgggatcccgtacAGTTCTTTTTATGCCAGTACCTTAGCTTTCTAGGGTCGCAACCTCTGTTTTCAGAAAGACAGACCTTGTTTATCTTTGGAGGTTTACGAGCTATCAATCGTTTAATCGAAAGTATTACTTATACTAGCAATTTTAACCAGACGTatgcttatatatatatttaattttacTAATATGAAAGTAAATGAAATAAAAGAGAATAAGGGTTTCATAATTGCTCTTTACTATATCAGCTTATAATACCATGTTTACATGATTGTACTGCTAAGCGCCGTGGCTAGACACGTGATGGGCCCTTTTGAGGTACGAAGACAGTTATGCCAAACGCTGACACCGCAACGGTGCCAGCCCTATTGCTTTGCATACTTGCGGCCCCTCCATCCCAATCAGCCCTTATCTCAGACAACAGCTAATGACCCTGGCATCAACGCTGACCTCCTAAATTTAGTACGTGTCTCAGCAGGGTCCGGTCCGTGTAAGCAGGGTCGCGGGGCGAGTGGCGAGCCGGCACTGTCCGAAAGTGGTTAAACACCGCTCCACTGCAGTTCTGGCATCAAACACAGGCCTAAGTCCCGCTTTCGGGTGTTTGCCGCATACAGATCGCATCCAACGCTATGCCTGGCCCGCAGAGTCAGTTCAGTGGAGAGGCACGATCGATATATAGAGTCCGTTGATGTTAAATTTGTGGGTTGCCTTATTGGTGTGTCATCTATTTTGGCGTCTGGTTCGATTCTCCCGAGATTATTACTGGGATATCATTTATCGACCATGGACAACTTCAATTCAATCGCTCTCGAGCGTTTGCTGAGTCCCTCGGCGCTCTTTGGCCTCACTGGTCTTTGGCTTGGTTATCGTGTCGCGCTCGCACTTTACAACGTTTCCTCTCTCCACCCACTCTCCAAGTTTCCTGGTCCAAAAATTGCCGCCGCATCTTACGTGTATGAGGCCTACTATGACTGGATCCTCATGGGTCGGTATGGCAGGAGGATAGAGAAAATGCATGAGCAGTATGGCGAGTACTTGGTGAAGACTTCCTGATAAATTTGAAGTAACTAATAGTCATTGAAGGTCCTATCGTGCGCGTCAGCCCTGATGAACTTCATTGCAGCGACCCGTTCTTTGCCGATGAGATCTACACAGGAAAGCCAGGCCGAAGTATGTCTATACAATTACCTTCCTCGCTTGTAGCCTTCTCGGCTCAATAAAATTCTTCTGCTTACATTTCTCTTAGTCCGCGATAAATGGCAGCACCACCTCAAAATAGCAGGCGCTGGCCCAGTCTCACAGGCAACTGGCACGGCTGGGCCGCACGAGCTACATCGCAAGCGTAGGGCTGCTCATGCACGTTTCTTCTCACGCGGACAGGTGCTCAAGCTCGAGGACGAAGTGTACAACTACGCCAAGCTCGCTATTGAGAAAATGCTCCGCTGGACCGGCAAGGAGGCCTTTGAAATTAAAGGCGCCTTCAATTGCTATACCGCCGATGTCTTCTCCCAGTACGCCTTTGGAGAGCCTATGGGCTTCATCGAGCAGGAGGGCTGGGAGCCCAACTTTGGAACTTGGACCTCGTCCTTCTTGACAACCACTTACATGAGTACGTCTTTAGAGAGCCCTTTCTACCGCTTTGTTTTGGTTGTGTCTCGCGCGTACAGATCTATCTTCTGGGCTGCTTTGTGCTATACCAATAGCCCCTGCGAGGCCCAGAAACATAGTCTTGATCGTGGAACCCCTTTCGACTAGACAGTTATGCTAATTGGCGGCGAACAGTGCGCCACAATGGGCTGGCCAGACGGCTGGCTGATATCCTCCCCATGTTCGCGGACTATATGGGCGAGGATGTCAAGAGGATAATGCACCAGATGAATCATGTTATCCCAGCGTACATCAAAACTGCCCTGGCAAATCCCGATGGCGGCCGTGTCTTTAACGAGATTCTGAACTCCAATGTCCTGcccgaggaagagaagagcaTGTATCGTCTCTCGGGTGAGGGgtttgtcttccttgttgcTGGAACCGAAACCACTGCGGTCAGTTCTCTCACCATGGTGGACTGGTCGAATTTACCTAACTGACTCGATACAGGCTATCCTCACTATCATGACGTTTCACCTCCTTCATCAACCCAAAATCTACGCTCGCCTGATGAAAGACCTGGAAGGCATTGATCCCAATAATCTCAAATGGGCACAGCTCGAACAGAGACCATACCTCTGGGCCCTCGTTCAGGAGTCTCTGCGGCACCAGCCTGGGGCGGCCGCTCGATCAGCTCGCATTGCCCGTGAGGAGGAACTCTTCTATAAGAGTCAAGATGGCAAGACGCAATTTGTGATTCCCCGAGGCACACCTGTAAGCATGACGGCCATGATCAACCACTGGGACACGCGGCTGTTTCCCGACCCCGACGCATTCAACCCTGAGCGGTGGTTGTTGCCCGACGGCAAGCCTGATTACACGCTGCAAAAATTCCTCATCTCGTTTTCGAAGGGATCTAGGGTTTGCGTTGGCGAGAGGTGAGATTTATCATTGTTTCCCGGTGTTTAGGACGGGGCAAGCCCAAGTCGGAATTTTCATACTGACAGTTGTGTCTTACAGTCTTGCGCTGTGCGAGATCTATATCATGGCCGCCCTGATGGCGTTTCGAATTATCCCGAAAGCCGAACTTTTCGACACTACGATTGAGGACCTCACGTATGACCATGACCTGGTCGTGTTGCAGACGAAGAAAGGACACATTTCGACTCGCATCAAGATCGCGTGATTTACGGAAGACAATCAAAACGCCAACTTGCCTTGCCATATCTAAGAGGGCCACAGCAATCTCTTCCAGCAAGCTTATGCAAACTATGAACTCCCTGGCGACACTGTGTCCATATTGCCCTGCCCCCCTCATGGTGTTGTCTCGTGGGCCGGCGGAATTTGTTTAGCTCCGGTGTCCAGGGGCAAGCTCCCGATTAAGCAATGGAGCGATTTTCTACGGTACCAGCAGGCAACAGTTTAGGGCTGTATATAAGAACTATAAAGAGTTAGAGCTAGAAGTTGACAAAGATACATGAACCTTTACATTAGAATATCTATTATCAAAACTGTTAAACCTTGAACAAAATCAAGCATTAGAGTGCAAGGAATCAGATCTGACGCCAAGTTCGTCGCTTGTAGCAGAGTCAACAAAGGGCTTTCACGGTATTCATGAAGATAAGCCGACAACGTTACAGTGACGTCCTCAACGAGCTCGATAAACTCCTCCCATATAAACTTATCACCAACAATATCGGACGTCCGGTTTCACTGATCCAACGTGAGCAGCTTAACCGGAATTTCAGCGGCTTCCTGAATGCAATCAACTACATTCGGCAAGTTGCAATTATCAGGAATGACAGCTCTGCTCCCAGCATTACCTAGGATGGTGGAAAGGGGCTGAGATGGCTGTTGAGTTTAGATATTCCCTAAATAGTCAAGATAACTGCCAGGAGACCGCAGATCCATGTTCAAGACAGCACCCAAATATGCCCCCTTATCCTCAGAGCACTGGAAAAAGCGTGCTCGATGAGGAATACCCAAAATGCTGGGGATATAGCGTTTGGCGACGTTGGACCTCAAGCTGGCCTGGATCAGGGCATTTTCATTCCCAGAATAGTCTTAATGGCGAAGGTCTCATGTTGCTCCAGAACACCAGACGTTTGCTAAAGCTTTAGATAGTCTAAGCTCTGTGTAGTGATACAGGCCCTCAGCCACGATAGTCAATGGCTCCTATGCGGGCTCCAAGTGTAGGGGTCGACCAGGTCAAAATCACTCGCCCTTCTGCACCAACATGAGCTGCCAGGCTTTGGACACCCAAGTCTGGCATTCAAAGGTAGCCAAGGTTCTTAGACCAGTGTCTCCTACTTGCTACCG
Above is a window of Fusarium oxysporum Fo47 chromosome XII, complete sequence DNA encoding:
- a CDS encoding mannosyltransferase putative-domain-containing protein, with protein sequence MSLASAFIVRLGQMFRDPPRALVRLSIFGGLSLLLILITWKGSTSLSYSWTPPISESELKNISQKAKEYAENPVQAPYKSTFWEVGQRSRELSQWLSKSDKLDPTSKVGRQLQDVTEITAQQLFPFLRNPPRNPGSETSLSDLRHSFDRGSRGIVIPVGGGEQSFRFAGHLIVSLRKVLGCRLPIQIVYAGENDLPKKERDRIAKLTGATDVEFLDIFTIFDDTSLKLKDGGWAIKAFALLGSRFEEVILLDADAVFIQQPERLYAQTAYIEKEALLFHDRLLWQHAFKERHEWWKDQIKEPSAEMNKSLVWTEDYAEECDSGAVVLNKARVSTLVGILHVAWQNTYDVREEVTYRKGHGDKESWWLGLEFGGSSYEFESHYGSMIGWGESKGAFLLKNKGVDPDGYEVPEYWMMDGEWHKGRTKDDMSCMTDTEVLELTDEEKRVLRESIEIAKEVDVALKGATPQTCHFSLSITFQTTSDDTMTVPAFGFSAGDFVSALKLIVDITQALKNTGGAAGDYLQVLADLNLLKDVLSHLHQQQTGATRQRSSNPFAEHARKQADLTLSTLANFLDLISKFDASLGPQRSSAWYRGVGRKAQWALVYSKHVDDLRSRIGTQIQTLNLVTQLQEEYLDLSMTVQLLQNEQVITQLQERRIISIEELREQLSLLDLQDDEHQPGNAPAPPQVIEDSQSSANDRPVVADVEESDINATTTLGDQPSTLPQQDMTSQQEETTQTLLPKLLRAVIRDLHNLIMKAWLLFPGLMRHYSRLCTSMSMPPLLVLAENISFEDVLGRQTTLQYDFFRHWANVDMFLNKQFENCPGQQYIAKKQYFFLGADAATNKLNSNVEIAWQAMARPGCQISMSIKMIAEQKDVSEAKCPSPGCKGRSVKIDDEETFSCQKCDLTYSMLPKNPAKEQSIKERRKSPHIGTCDGRTIDSEHYVPREESIEIEEGQTQKGHLGLDMLRLWKWWHENNGG
- a CDS encoding cytochrome P450, which codes for MDNFNSIALERLLSPSALFGLTGLWLGYRVALALYNVSSLHPLSKFPGPKIAAASYVYEAYYDWILMGPIVRVSPDELHCSDPFFADEIYTGKPGRIRDKWQHHLKIAGAGPVSQATGTAGPHELHRKRRAAHARFFSRGQVLKLEDEVYNYAKLAIEKMLRWTGKEAFEIKGAFNCYTADVFSQYAFGEPMGFIEQEGWEPNFGTWTSSFLTTTYMMRHNGLARRLADILPMFADYMGEDVKRIMHQMNHVIPAYIKTALANPDGGRVFNEILNSNVLPEEEKSMYRLSGEGFVFLVAGTETTAAILTIMTFHLLHQPKIYARLMKDLEGIDPNNLKWAQLEQRPYLWALVQESLRHQPGAAARSARIAREEELFYKSQDGKTQFVIPRGTPVSMTAMINHWDTRLFPDPDAFNPERWLLPDGKPDYTLQKFLISFSKGSRVCVGESLALCEIYIMAALMAFRIIPKAELFDTTIEDLTYDHDLVVLQTKKGHISTRIKIA